A region of Polyodon spathula isolate WHYD16114869_AA chromosome 4, ASM1765450v1, whole genome shotgun sequence DNA encodes the following proteins:
- the LOC121314802 gene encoding protein O-linked-mannose beta-1,4-N-acetylglucosaminyltransferase 2-like, protein MRGSSCRMNIAAVLNGLLVSVLAAVLWKYAKLREHAYSVEEELLLTQQSQELSQVRIDYHAALQSLQEEGTRMVCTGKIHTDRICRFNYLCYSTEAEEFVFFHSNSSVMLPNLGSRRFQPALLDLSSVEDHNTQYFNFLELPVAALKFMPKPVFVPDVTLILNRFNPDNLMHIFHDDLLPIYYTMLQYPDLDQDSRLVFMEGWNEGLHFDLYRLMSNKQPLLKEQLKNFGKLLCFTKSYVGLSKMTTWYQYGFVQPQGAKANILVSSMEIRQFTRFLMEKLNVSMEESSGGDEYIVVFSRTINRLILNEAELILALAQEFQMKTVTVSLDDHTFADIVQIISKASMLVSMHGAQLVTSVFLPRGAVVVEIFPYAVNPDHYTPYKTLASLPGIDLQYVAWQNTKEENSMAFPDRPWNQGGIAHLEKAEQEHIMKSKEVPQHLCCRNPEWLFRIYQDTKVDIPSLIEAIRQTVKTKPNLKKAKPAIVVHPGKVRDPKCQVSVQGTNEARLTVSWQIPWNLKYLKVREVKYEVWIQEQGENTYMPYILPHQNYTFSENIKPFTTYLVWIRCFFNKTLLGPFADVLVCRT, encoded by the coding sequence ATGCGAGGGTCCAGCTGCAGGATGAACATTGCTGCTGTGTTGAACGGGCTGCTGGTGTCAGTTCTGGCGGCAGTGCTTTGGAAGTATGCCAAGCTGCGAGAGCATGCCTATTCAGTGGAGGAGGAGCTGCTCCTGACCCAGCAGTCCCAGGAGCTGTCTCAGGTCCGCATCGACTACCATGCTGCCCTGCAGTCCCTCCAGGAGGAGGGAACCCGCATGGTGTGCACGGGCAAGATACACACTGACCGTATCTGCCGCTTCAACTACCTCTGCTACTCCACAGAGGCTGAAGAGTTTGTCTTTTTCCACAGCAACTCCTCGGTCATGCTTCCCAACCTGGGATCCAGGAGGTTCCAGCCTGCCCTCCTCGACCTGTCCTCTGTAGAGGACCACAACACCCAGTACTTTAACTTCCTGGAGTTGCCTGTGGCTGCCCTCAAGTTCATGCCCAAGCCTGTGTTTGTGCCCGATGTGACTCTTATCCTGAACCGATTCAACCCAGACAACCTAATGCATATCTTTCATGATGACCTTCTCCCTATTTACTACACCATGCTGCAGTACCCCGATCTGGACCAGGATTCCCGCTTGGTCTTCATGGAAGGCTGGAATGAGGGTTTGCACTTTGATCTCTACCGTTTAATGAGCAACAAACAGCCCCTTCTGAAAGAGCAGCTGAAGAACTTTGGCAAGCTCCTGTGCTTCACCAAATCATATGTGGGGTTGTCTAAAATGACCACCTGGTACCAGTATGGTTTTGTTCAACCCCAGGGTGCCAAAGCCAACATATTGGTGTCGAGTATGGAAATCAGACAGTTCACCAGGTTCCTGATGGAGAAACTCAACGTGAGCATGGAAGAAAGCTCTGGTGGTGATGAGTACATTGTAGTTTTCAGTCGTACAATAAATAGGCTGATTCTTAATGAAGCAGAGCTTATTTTAGCCCTCGCACAAGAGTTCCAGATGAAGACAGTAACTGTTTCTTTGGATGACCATACCTTTGCAGATATTGTGCAGATCATCAGCAAGGCGTCAATGTTAGTCAGCATGCACGGGGCCCAGCTTGTTACATCGGTCTTCCTGCCTAGAGGAGCTGTAGTTGTTGAGATTTTCCCATACGCTGTTAACCCAGACCACTACACCCCATACAAAACTCTGGCCTCTTTGCCTGGCATTGACCTGCAGTACGTGGCCTGGCAGAACACCAAGGAGGAGAATTCGATGGCCTTCCCGGATAGACCCTGGAATCAAGGTGGCATAGCCCATCTGGAGAAAGCAGAGCAGGAGCACATTATGAAAAGCAAGGAGGTCCCTCAGCACCTGTGTTGCCGCAACCCAGAATGGCTTTTCCGCATCTATCAGGACACAAAAGTGGACATCCCCTCGCTCATTGAAGCCATTAGACAGACTGTTAAGACGAAGCCGAACCTGAAGAAGGCGAAGCCAGCCATTGTCGTCCACCCTGGAAAAGTGAGGGATCCCAAATGCCAGGTATCTGTCCAGGGCACCAATGAAGCCAGACTGACTGTTTCCTGGCAAATTCCCTGGAACCTGAAGTACCTGAAGGTCCGGGAAGTGAAATACGAGGTGTGGATACAAGAGCAAGGGGAGAACACATACATGCCTTATATCCTGCCACATCAGAACTACACCTTTTCAGAGAACATCAAGCCTTTCACCACATACCTAGTATGGATACGTTGCTTTTTCAACAAAACCCTTCTGGGACCCTTTGCAGATGTGTTGGTCTGCAGAACATAA